The proteins below come from a single Serpentinimonas raichei genomic window:
- the recJ gene encoding single-stranded-DNA-specific exonuclease RecJ, translating into MKLTVRDTPPRAVWALEQAGLHPLLARLYAARGIVQGAELDDSLAQLPAPEQMQGCTDAARLLADAMQGGLRICIVADYDCDGASACALGLRGLHLLGQALGWNRADYLVPDRVQDGYGLTPSIAARVRASGADVLVTVDNGIASVEGVAHARALGLQVLITDHHLPAVIDGAVALPQDCVIVNPNQPGCPFPSKALAGVGVMFYVLLALRAELRTRGVFTAAQQPRLDPLLPLVALGTVADVVRLDALNRRLVAQGLKRIRSGQMPAGLAALFAVASRRPELASSFDLGFALGPRINAAGRLSDMRLGIECLCCDEPERARELAQTLDAINRERKSLEGEMREQALQLAEALCLARAHAGTPPALCLYDGAFHEGVIGIVAARLKDKLHRPTFVFAPSQAADKAGELKGSGRSIAGFHLRDALDLLAKRHPGVLLRFGGHAAAAGCTIAADQLPTFAAAFEQIGSEWLDAATLQQRLETDGALEPQYRRLDLCDTLQQQVWGQGFAPPLFCEELEVLSQRLLGQKHLALKLRHGGEAVDGIWFGRTETLPARARLAYRLDADEWQGRRRLRFLIEAAES; encoded by the coding sequence ATGAAACTCACCGTCCGCGACACCCCGCCACGCGCCGTCTGGGCGCTGGAGCAAGCCGGCCTGCACCCGCTGCTGGCGCGCTTGTACGCCGCCCGGGGCATTGTGCAGGGCGCCGAGCTCGACGACAGCCTGGCGCAACTGCCCGCCCCCGAGCAGATGCAAGGCTGCACCGACGCCGCCCGGCTGCTGGCCGACGCCATGCAAGGCGGGCTGCGCATCTGCATCGTGGCCGATTACGACTGCGACGGCGCCAGCGCCTGCGCGCTGGGCCTGCGCGGGCTGCACTTGCTCGGGCAAGCGCTGGGCTGGAACCGCGCCGACTACCTAGTGCCAGACCGAGTCCAAGACGGCTACGGCCTGACCCCCAGCATCGCCGCACGGGTGCGCGCCAGCGGGGCCGATGTGCTGGTGACGGTGGACAACGGCATCGCCAGCGTCGAAGGCGTGGCGCACGCACGGGCGCTGGGCTTGCAGGTGCTGATCACCGACCACCACCTGCCGGCCGTGATCGACGGCGCGGTGGCGCTGCCGCAAGATTGCGTGATCGTCAACCCGAACCAGCCCGGCTGCCCCTTCCCGAGCAAGGCGCTGGCCGGCGTGGGGGTGATGTTTTATGTGCTGCTGGCGCTGCGCGCCGAACTGCGCACCCGAGGTGTTTTCACGGCGGCGCAACAGCCGCGCCTGGACCCGCTGCTGCCGCTGGTGGCGCTGGGCACGGTGGCCGATGTGGTGCGGCTCGACGCCCTGAACCGGCGCCTGGTGGCGCAGGGCTTGAAGCGCATCCGCAGCGGCCAGATGCCGGCCGGGCTGGCGGCGCTGTTTGCGGTCGCCAGCCGCCGCCCCGAACTGGCCAGCAGCTTCGACCTCGGTTTTGCGCTGGGGCCGCGCATCAACGCCGCCGGGCGCCTGAGCGACATGCGCCTTGGCATCGAATGCCTGTGCTGCGACGAGCCCGAGCGCGCCCGCGAGCTGGCGCAGACGCTGGACGCCATCAACCGCGAACGCAAGAGCCTGGAAGGCGAAATGCGCGAGCAGGCGCTGCAACTGGCCGAGGCGCTGTGCCTGGCGCGCGCCCACGCCGGCACCCCGCCCGCGCTGTGCCTGTACGACGGCGCTTTCCACGAAGGCGTGATCGGCATCGTGGCGGCGCGCCTGAAAGACAAGCTGCACCGCCCCACTTTTGTGTTTGCGCCCAGCCAAGCGGCCGACAAAGCGGGCGAACTCAAGGGCTCGGGGCGCTCCATCGCCGGCTTTCACTTGCGCGACGCGCTGGACTTGCTCGCCAAGCGCCACCCCGGCGTGCTGCTGCGCTTTGGCGGCCACGCCGCCGCCGCCGGCTGCACCATCGCCGCCGATCAGCTGCCCACCTTCGCCGCCGCTTTCGAGCAGATCGGCAGCGAATGGCTAGACGCTGCCACGCTGCAACAGCGCCTGGAGACCGATGGCGCGCTGGAGCCGCAGTACCGGCGGCTGGACTTGTGCGACACGCTGCAGCAGCAGGTTTGGGGCCAGGGCTTTGCGCCGCCGCTGTTTTGCGAAGAACTCGAGGTGCTGTCGCAGCGCCTGCTGGGCCAGAAACACCTGGCGCTCAAGCTGCGCCACGGCGGCGAGGCGGTCGATGGCATCTGGTTTGGCCGCACCGAAACCCTGCCCGCGCGCGCCCGGCTGGCCTATAGGCTCGACGCCGACGAGTGGCAGGGGCGACGGCGCCTGCGCTTTTTGATCGAAGCCGCCGAGAGCTGA